Proteins from one Coregonus clupeaformis isolate EN_2021a chromosome 25, ASM2061545v1, whole genome shotgun sequence genomic window:
- the LOC121538776 gene encoding C-type lectin domain family 4 member A-like produces the protein MCVLQVTLNISWRLAHSNILEEQIIREWRKFNSSWYYISNEYKTWEDSRQDCLKRGTDLAVINSKEEQVFISQLNTKPWIVDN, from the exons ATGTGTGTTCTGCAAGTCACTCTGAACATCTCCTGGCGTCTTGCCCACT CTAACATCTTAGAGGAACAGataatacgag AATGGAGGAAGTTTAACTCCAGCTGGTACTACATCTCCAACGAGTATAAAACTTGGGAAGACAGCAGACAGGACTGTCTGAAGAGAGGAACGGACCTGGCAGTCATAAACAGCAAAGAGGAACAa GTGTTTATCAGTCAACTGAACACCAAGCCCTGGATTGTTGACAACTGA
- the LOC121538777 gene encoding C-type lectin domain family 4 member F gives MALSVSEGDSEIIEVETNLSEDLANYVNMKTNTAKKTEAVQKSGPAGKILYILVGVSFGLMCVLQVTLNISWRLAHSNILEEQIIREWRKFNSSWYYISNEYKTWEDSRQDCLKRGTDLAVINSKEEQVFISQLNTKPWIGLTDKDSEGTWKWVDGTPLTTAFWFTEEPNDGAVNGEDCVSLYYHTESVLKNWNDLACNTELMWICEIVNGSSTHIL, from the exons ATGGCCTTGTCTGTCAGTGAAGGGGATTCTGAAATCATTGAGGTTGAAACAAACCTTTCTGAGGATCTAGCAAACTATGTCAATATGAAGACAAACACAGCAAAAAAAACAGAGGCAGTCCAAAAATCAG GTCCTGCAGGTAAAATACTCTACATACTGGTTGGTGTCAGCTTTGGGCTGATGTGTGTTCTGCAAGTCACTCTGAACATCTCCTGGCGTCTTGCCCACT CTAACATCTTAGAGGAACAGataatacgag AATGGAGGAAGTTTAACTCCAGCTGGTACTACATCTCCAACGAGTATAAAACTTGGGAAGACAGCAGACAGGACTGTCTGAAGAGAGGAACGGACCTGGCAGTCATAAACAGCAAAGAGGAACAa GTGTTTATCAGTCAACTGAACACCAAGCcctggattggtctgactgacaAGGATTctgaggggacctggaaatgggtggacggAACCCCACTGACCACAGC GTTCTGGTTTACTGAAGAGCCTAATGATGGAGCTGTGAATGGAGAGGACTGTGTCAGCCTTTATTACCATACCGAGTCTGTGCTGAAGAACTGGAATGACCTAGCATGTAACACAGAGTTGATGTGGATCTGTGAGATTGTAAATGGCTCATCCACACACATTCTGTAA